Genomic window (Temnothorax longispinosus isolate EJ_2023e chromosome 3, Tlon_JGU_v1, whole genome shotgun sequence):
CCAATGAACTGAATTCGATGGAAGAATTAAGTGCGTGGGAACAATTCAATGCGTGGGAAGAATTAAATGCGTGGGAAGAATTAAATGAGCAGCGATGCAATCAGGCTATCAAggtaaatatacaaattaacattaaaaataatggagTGTgatgtgatataattttgtgacataattttgtaacatcaTAATTTTGTGTCAAGGGTTTCCACAATATGGAGGCGGTGGAAGGTTTCGGTCTGAGGCTCACGCGGAAGGATCTCTACACGCTGGCCGACTCAAATTGGCTGAACGAcgaagttattaatttttatatgaatctGCTGATCGCCAGAAGCACATCTTCGAACAAATATCCGAAAGTACACGCGATAAACACGTTCTTTTATTCGAAACTTCTGTCGAGCAGTCACTCGTCTCTGAAGCGATGGACCAGGAAGGTGGACATATTTGCGCAAGATCTTATTATTATCCCTATACATCTGAACGTTTACTGGTGTATGTCAATAGTAGATTTCCGCGATAAAACGATTGTTTATTACGACAGTATAAGCAGCGATAATCCGAAATGTCTGGCTGCGCtaaaactatatttacaaaatgagAGTCTTGACAAAAAGAAACAACCTTATGATATGAGTAATTGGGAATTTTATTCCGCCAAGAACATTCCGCAACAGACGAATGGCAGCGATTGAGGTGTATTCTCTTGCATGTTTACCGAGTACGTCTGTGCAAACAAGGAGATAACGTTCACGCAGGACGACATGTCGTACTTTAGAGACAAAATGTTTAGggaaataataaatggtaaacttttgtaatagttatttgtgtaacaagtgctgtaagatgaaaattggacgtgcggagtggacgcacgagccggagGCGAGTtaccgcacttgttacacaaataactattccGCTTAAATGTAGGCACATTGCCGCCGAAGAAATCAACTAAGTTAGCATAATTATTTGCCGAGATGATTATCCTGTTCAAACATATGAGTTTACGCTATATAAAGTACAGTGATATTCAACATAAAAGATGGGAGATTGTCTTAGGTCCCTGAttggaatatttaaataaatattttttaataggtcAAAACTAtcgataaaattgttaaatattttaaaattaatgttaggTCAAAATTAATCTCCTGTTCTCTAGAGTGATTAAATTTAGCCTTTTTGATATAGGATAGTAGTCATGACAGGTAATAGccatagaatattatattacatacatagcTGAGTATGTTTGCGTTCCAAAGAAATTTTGTATCGAACAGTTTTTTATGCAAATGTAATAGAATGGCGCGCCTATGACAGGCTGCTATAATTTATGATCGTCCCCATAGCTGCTCAGGTAGGGAGGGAGGGAGTAAAGATAGAAACAGTCAAACTCTTTTACGCATGAACGCACAAGTGCAAGTACCTGAGATTTTGAAATTTGCTTCACCAGATGTGTAGATATACTATTATTAGTGGCGGGGGGTAATCTTAACATGATGGTGAAAAAGGGATGGACAAAttctatgttttttttttttgcgtggAGGTACATCTGGCCAGATAAAAGCCATACAAATGTTATAGAATTGAGTGGCGATGGCAGGtagttataatttatgacCTACAATTGTCTCGTCCTTTGATGAGCTATGTGTCGGGACATAATCGGGTTATGTTAccattcgaataaaatttttttactaataagcAAATAGCTTATTTGCTTATTGAGACCCAAAGGGTCTAAGGAATGTCACGTCTCTGTGACGTAAAAgtagaagaggaagaaattattaataaaagagaaaaagcgataaaagaaaagtataaaacgATGGAAAATAGTGTTAAAATCATAGTATTCTCAagcaagcgagcgagcgagcagtCTTTGGAATCTTTGGATCGAAGGAAACGAGAACAAAATGGAGCACGAGTTGTTGGAGCAAGAGTTGAAGGAGCAATCCGAGCGACTGAATTCGATCGAAGATTTTGCCGCGTGGGAGCAACGATGTGTTGAGTTTATCGAAGTGTTGGAAGAACAAAGCTGAAATAAACGGCCTCGATTATCAATCGACAACCAACATCGGCAACCAACTTCGTTGGTGGCTCAAATCGCACGACTCGAAGGTCTGAAAGATTCGGTACGTCAACGTTTCGTGCATGTGGGTGCAGGATATAGTGCGAGTGAGACAGGACTCAGATGACGCGAGATAGATACGGCTTTCGAAAGTCGTATATTGACTGGTGCGGTGATCAATACCGATCATATTGAACCGCGAAAATTTCTCGAGGATGCGAGAAACATTGTATTCAATCATGTGCGGAACGTCATACAACAACATGacagtgtaaaaataaacacaatgTTCAACGGCGAGTTTGTGGCGGGCGATAAACGCGCAAACAAAAGTATTTATTCGAGAAACTATGAACTCCTTCGCGAGTCCGATTTGGAAGAGCGGTATGAGTTGCGCGTTATCGAGCCCACTTTAGCATCGCTGGAGGAATTCCAGGAACGTGACAGCGGgtgggcgttgtcgcgtatacataatttaacgctaaatataaacaaatataatccaTTGCGCACGGGGTGTTACATCGATTTAccgcaagaaattaaattaaagaaagcgGTGATCAACATGCAATCAACGGACTTCGCGTGGTCGGTGGTCGCCGCGCTGTATCCAGTTAAGCAAAATACATGTAGAATATCTTCGTACCCTccttataaaagaaaattaaatttagaaggCATCGAATTCCCAATGTCGTtgagtcaaattaaaaaatttgaagatcTCAACGGCATTTTAATCAACGTATATGCCATccagaaaaaaaacaagaatcaACATACAATCCTTCCAATACGGCTTACCGAccagaagagagaaaaacatGTCAATTTCTTGTACGTGGAAGACCCGCAAGATGCCAACGTAGAACATTTCGCCTGGATCAAGAACCTATCGCGTTTCATTAGTTCGCAGATTAATAAGAACGAACACAAAAAATACTTCTGCGATCGGtgagtatatttttattacatgacattttcatattttttcatgaaaaataataaattattcttttttttttcgcagatgcttacattattttatttcgagcGAAAAATTGGAAGCCCACACCGTCGACTGCCAGAAGATGAACAACTGTGCCATCCGACTGCCATGTGATAACAACAAGTGGCTGCAATTCAATAACTACGGCAGGAAAGAACGAGTCTCATACATCATATACGCCGACTTAGAGTGCACCCTGAAAAAGGCGGACATGGATCCAGAAACGTCCGGCATATACCTGTTACGTCCTGCGGACTCCACGATATCCCTTTTTCGCGGGAATTCTTATGCGCCTAAGATAGCCCTAAGATTAGGATAAACAAGCCGAGTACGGACGATTATCGATCGGGGTGAGGTTAGATTTCCtcgcattccttttttttatgatcaaactACCTATTTGCTTGGGCAACTAAAAGCAACCTCTCAGATGACAAATTACTAACAGACGGGGGATATGGTGACCAGATTCTCGTCAACCTCGTCTGGCCCATAACTATAAAcccggcgacacgacgcgcaGAAAGGAGCCTTAACTCCAGACGGGGAATGATGGGGATCTGTATTATATCGCGCGACTCACTCAAAACTGGCCGTGCGATGTTCCGACAAAACAGAAACGAAACCTAATACGTGCTTTTAGAAATCTTAAGAGCACGTGGCGAATCNNNNNNNNNNNNNNNNNNNNNNNNNNNNNNNNNNNNNNNNNNNNNNNNNNNNNNNNNNNNNNNNNNNNNNNNNNNNNNNNNNNNNNNNNNNNNNNNNNNNNNNNNNNNNNNNNNNNNNNNNNNNNNNNNNNNNNNNNNNNNNNNNNNNNNNNNNNNNNNNNNNNNNNNNNNNNNNNNNNNNNNNNNNNNNNNNNNNNNNNNNNNNNNNNNNNNNNNNNNNNNNNNNNNNNNNNNNNNNNNNNNNNNNNNNNNNNNNNNNNNNNNNNNNNNNNNNNNNNNNNNNNNNNNNNNNNNNNNNNNNNNNNNNNNNNNNNNNNNNNNNNNNNNNNNNNNNNNNNNNNNNNNNNNNNNNNNNNNNNNNNNNNNNNNNNNNNNNNNNNNNNNNNNNNNNNNNNNNNNNNNNNNNNNNNNNNNNNNNNNNNNNNNNNNNNNNNNNNNNNNNNNNNNNNNNNNNNNNNNNNNNNNNNNNNNNNNNNNNNNNNNNNNNNNNNNNNNNNNNNAagtttcgttttttatttcctctttatctcttttttttctttctcttgttcctccttatctttctttctttctccctcttgttcctccattttcttcaaaatttctttaaccCTCTCCAGTAATTCTTCCGTCgccatattttctttttcctgcTCTTCTTTTTTGATTTTGGGCGGCGGCAATCTGTTGACCCTTCTTTGTGCGTTAAATTCTTTTAGAATTTCTTCCTCCGCCTTCGCTGCTTCCTCcacctcttcttccctcttccttttctcACTCTTCTGAAAGAATTCCTTAACCGATCCTGTACTGTCCACTCTTCTTAATTTGGCTAGCTCCTCCGCCTTCGTTGGTCTGCCTCTCGCTTTCTTCTCGCCTTCGCCTTCCCCCTTCTTTCCTTTATCTCCCTGTTGTACACTTTCTGATTCtatttccttctctttctccatcCGCTGTTCTTGATTTGCCTATCCCTCTTTCTTGTTATGTATCCTATGGCTGCGTGCACGTCTAACTATTCCTTCTATATCCTAGCTATCCCTTCTTTAACTGAGCTAGTCTATGCCCGCTTTCGCGCCTTTTCCTACATTCTGTCGCCCCTCTATATTACTTACCGTCTATGCCTCAACTGTCACTTCGTTCCAGCCACTTTCTTCACTTTTCACCTTTTAACCGATCTCGCCCCCGCTTAACTCTTTCTTCTCCGCCGTCTCACACCTCCATCCCATACTGTCTCGCtactctcgctctctcttacTCTTTCTGAACCACGCTTTTCTACCACTTTATCTCCGCTATGTTCACACCTGTCACCTTCTATGTTCCGGAACCGGAGGTCCTCctcatttgaaaaaattgtttttgtacCCTTAAAGGTATaggaaatacgtaaaataattattgatgaaATACAAAATGGTCgtgcaaacaatttttttgaaatttggtggtttaaaatggaattaccCAGGCGGCGCTGGCAAGGAAAAGAAGTTAGAGATGACTCTAAATATACCGGACGAAAGAGACCCGGGagattctaattgtaagatatacttcgttaacataaaaaacactattttaataattttttttataatttataatgttaattataaataaaaaaattgataaaattgatctaattaatttttgtctgTTTCTATATAATCAATCtactacttaaaaataatatatgcataaaatattttctttagtaacgaaaaatatgtgcctaaaaattttttttgttaaagaatatcaaacatgaaatttaataatcgtgATTGTGCATAAATGTTTGTGTAAAGGggaatattttcctttaaaaagGATATTAGGAGTCCTTAGAATgttaatattacggtaataatagacaatattaataagagaTCAAAGAAtgagttcaatattttatattttattttttacgtaaacataaattgtgaaatactCTGTTGTACTCCAGTAGGtaatacattttctaatttttcatcaTTCAACCACtggtattttacgttattgttGATATTATCTATCTCCATCCATATGTTTggctaagaaataaaatattttagcaccATAACTTTCTTGCTCGCAAAGCTTCTTaggatatttgtatttgtggAATCTGATAGGTGCATTTCCATAAAACTTCACTTTTATTGTTGCACCACACATGTATCTTGTAATACTCTCTCCGCAGTCTGTAAAAGAAttgataaagaatatttttaaatcatttttttgtcCCCATTAAGATATTCACATGCAAAATTAGTTGTAGAGAGATGGGTATGTCTTGTTGTGCCGCGCCTGGGGTTGCAGGGTCGGCACGGAGTTCTTTGGAATCCGCCGGGAGAGAGAAGACACACGAATCCAGATCTTTTGTAGAATAGCGTTTAATAAACTTAGATATCTTGTTACACAGGTGTTCTTAATCTACTGCCCTGACTTGCGGGCTTCGTGTAGTCGATTACATTCGGTTGCGCGTGATCTAGCCTTTCGTTCCAGACTGCCCGCCGCTTCTCGGAAGGGCGGGCTTTTATCTCTCGCGCGTTAGCTTCCGCGGTGCTGACTCAGCTGTCAGCGCTTTTGCTTCCGGGCGAGTGACCTGGGTGTCACTTGCGAAACCCGGAATGCCACCTCAGGTGAATTTGGCAAGATCCGGAAGCAACGCTGACAGCTAGGTGTCGCAATTCGGGATCGTTGACCTTCGCCGCACAACATCCCTCCCCCcgtggaaaaagaaaactgaGGTATGAAGTTTTCGTTAGTGCTTTCTTTTCTCATAGAGGTTACATCCTGGTTCAGCTTAATTTATACTATATTCGTTGTGTATTGTCGGCGTCTGTCATGCGGAGAATGTTGTCATATGCGTCTTGGCTGTCATCGTCTGCGTTACTACGTAGCCTTTTGGCCTGTTAGATGTATTCCTGAAGTCGTTTCTACTTTTAATCGTATTTTCTGCTGACGATGTCTGTCCACGGATTTTCACTTTTATACTGCTTTACGAGTCGCTTCAGTCTGAGTCTGTCACCGGTCTCgtaaagttttaatttctcGATATGCCCCCGCTTGAATATGTGCCGGTACGGGCTGGCGCTGTGGACCCGAATGAGATTCGGGATGGTGAGGAGGCTGAGGAGGCTGGTGGTCCGGCTTTGGTGGTTCCCGACAGGTCGGGGGTTCCGGACCTTGTTCACGCTCGTGTGTGTTATGATGTCGGTACGCGTGAATTCCTGGTGGGGCGTGATCAACGAACGCCGCCTGATACCATGGTGTTATTCCTGACGCTGGTTGCGCTCCGTTCCCGTATGCTGGCTGATCTGGGGCGTGGTACCCCTCGCCATGATTAGTTGTacgttttgtttattttcattgCTGCTGTCCTTATGCTACGTCTTTTGCTTATGCTTCCTCTCTCTGCCTTTTAATTTTCGATAAGGTTTTCAAACGGTTAGCGTGGACGCGTAGCGTTTTTCgttttatcgtatatatatattttttcatcggATTGCGTTTTTGTTTGAAAGTCCTAAGTAAGTTTCGCTGACGTCTGTCCGTGTCGGATTTCCTCTTTTAATTTCTCTGCTTAATTTCGCGTCAGTTGGCTGCTACTTTCGGGCAGTGTTAGGTGCCTTCTGTGATTCTTAAATCTGTGCCTTCTTAAATATGCGGTGCTATCGGTGTACGCAATATTTTACACCCTCTTTCTGTGACGCCTGTCAGCGCGAGTATTGGAGGAGGGCTTTTCGGGCGGCGGCTGTTGCGGATCGcgaggcgagagagagagagagagagagagagagagagagagagagagagagacgaggcgagggagagagagagagacgaggcGCGTTCCTCGCCCCCTCCTCCTTATGATGCGGTGGCCCGCCCTGGCAGTGTGGTGCCCTCCCCCCCGTTGCGGGTGACGCTACACTCCGCAACAGGACAGAGGGACGTGGTCCTGGTTCGTCCTTGTCGGGAGTAACACTTGTGTGAGTTTGATTattatgtgtgtgtatttttatctttcctcTTTGCTTACTGCTTTTTGCTGCTATTCCGTTGCGCGTGAGCCCTTTTCTTCGATGAATGCTTTTTGGTCGTCTGCGTCGTTTTAATTGGTTGCGGTTTAATGTTTGCGCGACTCCCTGGTGCCCTCCTGTAGGCGAGTCGTGATAATTGTATAGTGTCTgttgctttttctttttggtATACTCCTTTGGCGTGTTCTTATCTTGCTGTGTCACCTGCACGGCCGATGCCTCCGGTATCGGGTTTCGGCTCAACGCGTCGGCTTTCATATTACTTTTTTCGGCTTTGTTTAAAATGCTGGCCGGGCATTTAGATTCGGTCGGCTTTACGAGGAAATGTCCGATAAAATTTTCGCCGTTTTTTACGATGCCTATTCGGTTTTGATCGGTTGCCGCTTCCACGATGGCTTCGCTGCGGGGTGGTCTGGTCATCTTACGATACGGGCGGAGCTTAAATGTGGCtttacctatttttatttgttttgttgcgTTGGAGATTTCGGCCTTATGTTCTGTTAGGAAGTCGTTTCCCAGTATCCCTTCATATTCGATCGGGAAATTATCTTTGACCACGTGCATAGTGTGGCGAATCCTTTTGCTCCCGAGATCCACCGTTGCCTTTATTTTTCCGATCGTGTGAATCTGGTGTCCGGTTACGCCGATCAGTGCTAGTTTTTCCTCTCGCACCATCGTTTTTCCTTGTAGGTTCCCTACTTTGATTAAGGTTAGAGTCGCTCCTGAATCTAATAGTAGATCCATTTTTCCTCTCTCCGCTTCTTGAATGGGTAGAGTTATCATATCCAACGGGCCTACTTTATGCTTCCCCGTTATCTGTGTTACTCGATACTCCGCTGCGGTGCGTGCCTTACCCTTCCTGGGTCGCTCTTCTTCTTCACTGCTACTGTTGGAGGATGTCTCGTCGCTCGTTTCTTGCGACTTATTTTTTCTCACCGTGCTTACGGGCGCCTGTTTCGTGGCTTCCCTTTTCGGTTGGTGCGGTCGCTCTGTTTTCGGTCGTCCGTTCAACGACCAACACTCGTCCCGCTTGTGCCCTACCTTCTCGCAATAGGTGCACTTTATGGTGTTGATTCTATGGGGCTTTTCTGCTTTCGGCAGTGTGTTTCGGCAGTGTGTATTTGCTTGCATACCGGTTCGAGCGGCAATCTCGCGCTTAATAATGGCCGGTCTTCCCGCATGTATGGCATTGCACGGTTGCGCTCGCGTTTCGGGCGTCTTCCGCGAGGAGTCTATTTCTTGACGATGGCTGTCCGTTTCTCGGGGAGGGGCCTCTGACCTTTTTCTCCGCGTTGGCGCCGGTTATCGCCTCTTGTAGGCTTTGATACCGTTGCGCTCGGACCAGCATTTTGATGTCGTCGTGCAGTCCTATTTGAAAATTGTGCAGGGCTTGCATCTTGATGCTGTCGAGAATCGCCTTCTGCTGTTCTTGGGAGTGTCCTTGGCCCTCTTCCATGGCCTCATATAGTTCTCTCGCTAGTTTCTCGACTCGACGCCCAAATTCCTGCGCGCTCTCTCCCGCCTTCTGTTTTAGCGAGTTGAATTCTAGCTGCAGATGGGTCATACCGCGCTTTTCAAGATATTCCGTTTCGAGTTCGCGTTTTAGCTGTTCAAAATCGCGAATATCGCGCGTGTCGAAGTCGGTTATTGCTTTGCCCTTGAACTTCGTGCATAAGATTGCTTCTAGAAGCATGGCTTTATCTATGGGCTGAATATTCTTCATCGCGTACGTGCTTGCGCTAATGAATTCGCGAACGCGCTCTCTGGATTCTCCGTTTATTTCGGGAATCATATTACGGGCTTCCTTTAGGCTAAGAAATCCGACGTGGTGCCCTGGCTGACTACGGATGTCGCTCTGCGTTCATCCGTAGGTCACGTCCAGCGGGCCCTGGCTGGTCCGTACGCGTCGTTCTTGCGCGTCGGGGCGGTCGTGCGAGGATTCTAGTCGGCTCACGCGGTCCTGTATGTCGCGGATTGCGCGCAAGACTTCGACTGAGCGGTCGAATTCTGCAGCCTCTGCGCGGTTCATGCGATCCTGCATGTCGTGCATCATGCGCAAAACGTCGCTGAGCACGGAGCCTATTGCTCCTGGGCTTATTTGCGTCGGCTCGGGGGCTCGACTTTGGTCGGTTTCGGACGGTTGCCCATTTTCCGCGGGTCTGGGCCGCTCCATTTCGGCGTTATTTTGCGCAGAGGTTATGTCCTCACGCGGCGTGATTGTCGCGGCAGCTCGTGGCTGGCTCATTGTTTTAGCCCGGGGGGTATAATCCTCTTCCTCGGGGTCGAATATATCGCTCTCGTAAAAGGTTAATGAAAATTCTCGTCGCAAGGATACTCTGCTAGGGGTTCGGCTAACGTATGGTCTGCTTCTACGCGGTTTTTTGTCCGGCTGGTCAATGGGGTCGTTTGAGAATAAACTCTCGTCAATCTCACCAAACGGAAACTCGCTTTGAGTATCGGCCGAGGTGTCACCGTCGGTCAGGGGCCGTATGCGTGTGTCACTGTTGTGATCGTTACTGTGTTCGTCCGCTAGGCTATCTCGCGGTTGCTCGTTCGTGTTACAAAGGCTAGCgtctaaaaattcaaattcgcGTTCTATAATGACGTTGGGGTGCAATCCGAGCACTGGCGTATCGTCGTCGGCAAGTTGCGCGTCTAAGTTTCGTCGCACGCGGTTTAAAGAATCGTGGTCTGTACGTCGTGCGGCGCGAAAACGGTTTCGGATGCTATTCTCGATTGCTTGTTGCGCGCGCTCGCTCAACACGAAGGACGCGTTACTAATAGGGGGATGCCGGGACAAGTCGTCCGACATCTATTGGCGCTTAACACTTGTCTCCTGTAATCGCGAAACTTCCTTCGGCTTTCGCGGTTGTAGTTGCTGTAATCGCGAAGTTTCTTTTGACTTTCGATCGCGGGGAACGCTCGCTATTTCTACGCTCGGCGCGTACCGTAGTCGGCTTACAAATTGATTCGGACTTACAGTATCGCCGCGCAACGCATGGTGTCCGCTTTCTGCTGTGTCGGAGTCCTGCAGGGCCGCTCCGCTGCTTTGTGTCGTCTCTGCTTCGCTGTATCCCTGCTGCGCTGCTTCGCTGGCTCGGTGCGTCCCTG
Coding sequences:
- the LOC139809583 gene encoding sentrin-specific protease-like, with translation MEQSNELNSMEELSAWEQFNAWEELNAWEELNEQRCNQAIKGFHNMEAVEGFGLRLTRKDLYTLADSNWLNDEVINFYMNLLIARSTSSNKYPKVHAINTFFYSKLLSSSHSSLKRWTRKVDIFAQDLIIIPIHLNVYWCMSIVDFRDKTIVYYDSISSDNPKCLAALKLYLQNESLDKKKQPYDMSNWEFYSAKNIPQQTNGSD